The genome window GCACGATTTGAAAACAGCAGCCACTTGGAAAAGTTACCCAAAGCACGAGTAATTATTCCCTAATGTGCATATTAGCAGGTACATCCGTagtttacaaaaaaaaaaaccacataATCCAGCGTGATTTCTAGTTGAATGCCAACTTGCACGTATTTTTTATCTAATGCTGTGACCCAGTGGAAAGACGGCAGCAACGCCCCCAATATAATCCCCGCCTGCTTCGCCCATTTCGATAATAACCGCAGCAATTACGGAGCAAAAACTTTCCAAATCTCCGTACTATGTGCGTGTGAATCGAGGCCAGCGCTGAGTCACTTCCCCCTCGAAATAAATGTGTTTTAATTAATGCTGCAATTGCAAATCGCTTTTCAAGCGACTGGGCGCTAGAAAACGACTTTGAACTTGATGCCCGGCTCTTTTCTATCTCCTCGGATTTGCGAAGCTCGGGTGATAACTGCCTCTGTCTCGGGTGGCCAGTTCCCGTGGAATACTCTATAGAAATAGGGGCGCGTGCCTGGGAACTCAAGTCCATGATAAGCGGACAAACTTTTCCACCATCCCACatattgtttgttttgatttgaGAGGAGATTCTATAATCACTCAATGAGGCGATCATGCCATGTCTAAGAAAGATGTACGAATCTTGAATCCTACAGATATTTTTAGTAGGTATTAGCAACTAAAATGCATATCCCTTTCGATTTCAGGGCCTGGCCTTCACACACGAGGAGCGCCAGCAGTTGGGCATCCATGGCATGCTGCCCTATGTGGTCCGCGAGCCCAGTGAGCAGGTGGAGCACTGCCGCGCTCTGCTGGCGCGACTGGAACAGGATCTGGACAAGTACATGTACCTGATCAGCCTGTCGGAGCGGAACGAGCGTCTGTTCTACAACGTGCTCAGCTCAGACATCGCCTCCATGATGCCACTGGTGTACACGCCCACCGTGGGATTGGCCTGCCAGCGCTACAGCTTGATCCACCAGAACGCCAAGGGCATGTTCATATCCATCAAGGACAAGGGACACATCTACGACGTGCTGAAGAACTGGCCGGAAACGGATGTGCGTGCCATCGTCGTCACGGACGGCGAGCGCATCCTGGGACTGGGAGATCTGGGCGCCAACGGCATGGGCATACCCGTGGGCAAACTGTCCCTGTATACGGCCTTGGCGGGCATTAAGCCATCGCAGTGCCTGCCCATCACCTTGGATGTGGGCACCAATACCGAATCCCTGCTGGAGGATCCCCTGTACATCGGTCTGCGCGAACGCAGGGCCACTGGAGATCTGTACGATGAGTTCATCGATGAGTTCATGCACGCCTGCGTCCGTCGCTTTGGCCAAAACTGCCTAATCCAGTTCGAGGACTTTGCCAACGCCAATGCCTTCAGGCTGTTGTCCAAGTACCGCGACTCCTTCTGCACCTTCAACGATGATATTCAAGGAACCGCCTCGGTGGCCGTGGCTGGACTGCTGGCCTCGCTGAAGATCAAGAAGACCCAGCTGAAGGACAACACGCTGTTGTTCCTGGGCGCCGGAGAAGCGGCTCTGGGTATTGCCAACCTGTGCCTGATGGCCATGAAGGTGGAGGGTCTCACCGAGGAGGAGGCCAAGGCCCGCATCTGGATGGTGGACAGGTAGGTCGATATATATGCAAAATTCATCCAGATACTTATAGATGCTTTCTATGTAGCCGTGGTGTCATCACCCGCGATCGTCCAAAGGGCGGACTCACCGAACACAAACTGCACTTTGCCCAGCTGCACGAACCCATCGATACTTTGGCCGAGGCGGTGCGCAAAGTGCGCCCCAATGTCCTGATTGGAGCGGCTGCGCAGGGCGGCGCCTTCAACCAGGAGATCCTCGAGCTGATGGCCGATATTAACGAGACGCCGATCATCTTTGCACTGTCCAATCCGACCAGCAAGGCGGAGTGCACCGCCGAGGAGGCGTACACGTACACCAAGGGGCGCTGCATCTTCGCCAGCGGATCGCCTTTTGCTCCCGTGACGTACAACAACAAGAAGTTCTATCCGGGTCAGGGCAACAACTCGTATATTTTCCCTGGCGTGGCACTGGGTGTTCTGTGTGCCGGCATGCTGAACATTCCCGAGCAGGTATTCCTGGTCGCCGCCGAGCGCTTGGCggagctggtctccaaggatGACCTGGCCAAGGGCAGTTTGTATCCACCACTCAGCTCCATTGTCAGCTGTTCGATGGCCATTGCCGAAAGGATTGTGGAGTACGCCTACAAGAACGGATTGGCCACTGTTCGCCCAGAGCCGGTCAATAAGCTGGCGTTCATCAAGGCCCAGATGTACGATCTGGACTATCCCCGTTCCGTGCCCGCCACCTATAAGATGTAGATGATGACCAGATGATGAGGATCCATTCCGCCTAGCCCCAGAAACCAAAAGGAGTGGCCATCAAAAGATATTCAGCAAGGGCGGCGAGCAGTAACCCcatgttatttattttataatgtCGCACATTTGTCGTCTAGCATATATCCAAATTTGTATCGCGGCTAATTAACCATAACCATACACTATCCACCAACAAccatattataaaaaaaaaccaactaAAATGGAATGTCATCAGATGCGGCTCGCGATTTTGTATAATGCTATGTAAATGGGATATTGATCTAATAGATATGTAAACAAATTTTATGTAATCTTGAACAACACAAACTATTCTAAggatatatacaaataaagaaataaacaaaaataagacAAATGTATGTTTTAAAGTTCATAAAGTTACCGTTACGCGACTTGGGCGCGATTTACGTGCTGCTTTTAGTACGGTTTGTTAGCGATTTCAGCGCGGCTTGCTTGCGATTTGAACGCGAGCTTGGTGCGTTTTGGCGCTTTTTGAGTTTTTGCTTTGGGTTTTGctttaagttttttttcttATACTTGGATCTCATGCTTACACTTGCTTTGTACCAAAACACCTATAGCACGCATATGGAATCAAGAAAGAAGTAAAGGTATAAATGAAATCAGTTTAATTAAGATATTTTGTAAGAAAGTAGCGTGCAGTGTGAACAAGGTTTTATCGGGACCTTAGCATTGAGCTAAAATCCCTATAGCACGCATATGGAATCAGGAAAGTAAaggtataaataaaattagtcAAACCTAGATATTTTGTAAGTCGCATGTAGTGTGAAAAAGGTTTTAGctaaatgtataaataaaatcagttAAATCAAGATATTTTGTAAGTCGCATGTAGTGTGAACAAGGTTTTACCCTATAGCACGCTTATGGAATCAAGAAAGTAAaggtataaataaaatcagttTAATCAAGATATTTTGTTAGACAGTCGAGTGCAGTGTGAACAAGGTTTTAGTGCGACCGCCGGCGGGTTAAAAACTTTGTTCAAAGTGACACAAAAATTAATAGTATATTTGAAACTAAGACGGCCACATTGACCCCGCGACGTTtcgttttccttttattcatttcaattttgaCAAGCAGTTGCCAGCAGTTGTTATTTCAATGTAAGAAATCACAATGTCATTCTCGCAGTCGTTCAATTTCGGAAACAGCACCTTAATGGCGCTGGAAAGAGGAATGCAAGCGGACGACAAGGAGAATGCA of Drosophila mauritiana strain mau12 chromosome 3R, ASM438214v1, whole genome shotgun sequence contains these proteins:
- the LOC117143914 gene encoding NADP-dependent malic enzyme isoform X1; the protein is MGNSSSICADRNVITNFDENGTPVYPTANNSQSPSSHSRGKERELGCYTKSNSSNNNNNSHERESQSCCSSRVCKNHTTTTTTTLEYELSNFAKLTTRITTQSAAEVDASPHTDTDTHRDRDSNQGNIALATDLELPKGLPLSSRHHWNQLQSSLHALHHQQQQQQRSYSSTTSETNLEDKMSKPDSKLDKYAQRDRLGLWGTGDNEVVGSLSGFTRLLDKRYSKGLAFTHEERQQLGIHGMLPYVVREPSEQVEHCRALLARLEQDLDKYMYLISLSERNERLFYNVLSSDIASMMPLVYTPTVGLACQRYSLIHQNAKGMFISIKDKGHIYDVLKNWPETDVRAIVVTDGERILGLGDLGANGMGIPVGKLSLYTALAGIKPSQCLPITLDVGTNTESLLEDPLYIGLRERRATGDLYDEFIDEFMHACVRRFGQNCLIQFEDFANANAFRLLSKYRDSFCTFNDDIQGTASVAVAGLLASLKIKKTQLKDNTLLFLGAGEAALGIANLCLMAMKVEGLTEEEAKARIWMVDSRGVITRDRPKGGLTEHKLHFAQLHEPIDTLAEAVRKVRPNVLIGAAAQGGAFNQEILELMADINETPIIFALSNPTSKAECTAEEAYTYTKGRCIFASGSPFAPVTYNNKKFYPGQGNNSYIFPGVALGVLCAGMLNIPEQVFLVAAERLAELVSKDDLAKGSLYPPLSSIVSCSMAIAERIVEYAYKNGLATVRPEPVNKLAFIKAQMYDLDYPRSVPATYKM
- the LOC117143914 gene encoding NADP-dependent malic enzyme isoform X2 — its product is MHSILRRCSGIRKTFGLTPVYPTANNSQSPSSHSRGKERELGCYTKSNSSNNNNNSHERESQSCCSSRVCKNHTTTTTTTLEYELSNFAKLTTRITTQSAAEVDASPHTDTDTHRDRDSNQGNIALATDLELPKGLPLSSRHHWNQLQSSLHALHHQQQQQQRSYSSTTSETNLEDKMSKPDSKLDKYAQRDRLGLWGTGDNEVVGSLSGFTRLLDKRYSKGLAFTHEERQQLGIHGMLPYVVREPSEQVEHCRALLARLEQDLDKYMYLISLSERNERLFYNVLSSDIASMMPLVYTPTVGLACQRYSLIHQNAKGMFISIKDKGHIYDVLKNWPETDVRAIVVTDGERILGLGDLGANGMGIPVGKLSLYTALAGIKPSQCLPITLDVGTNTESLLEDPLYIGLRERRATGDLYDEFIDEFMHACVRRFGQNCLIQFEDFANANAFRLLSKYRDSFCTFNDDIQGTASVAVAGLLASLKIKKTQLKDNTLLFLGAGEAALGIANLCLMAMKVEGLTEEEAKARIWMVDSRGVITRDRPKGGLTEHKLHFAQLHEPIDTLAEAVRKVRPNVLIGAAAQGGAFNQEILELMADINETPIIFALSNPTSKAECTAEEAYTYTKGRCIFASGSPFAPVTYNNKKFYPGQGNNSYIFPGVALGVLCAGMLNIPEQVFLVAAERLAELVSKDDLAKGSLYPPLSSIVSCSMAIAERIVEYAYKNGLATVRPEPVNKLAFIKAQMYDLDYPRSVPATYKM